One stretch of Nocardia mangyaensis DNA includes these proteins:
- a CDS encoding SDR family oxidoreductase: protein MVSYIVTGGTGFLGRRVVRGLLAADPTAIVHVLVRAESLTKFNDLTAQHPHGDRVFALVGDLTAEGLGLGDEPPRADHVLHLGAVYDMTADEATAHAANVAGTRSVIELARRLDAVLHHVSSVAVAGDHRGKFFEEDFDLGQNLTSPYHRTKFAAEKLVREATDVRWRVYRPAVVVGDSRTGEMDKIDGPYYFFSAISALAALPADLPLPLPDLGATNVVPVDYVAEAMVRLVRRDGLDGRTFHLVNPDPQPFGEIYRALAQAAGGPVGIGTVPGSARALTGLGQVPGAHAVRDFLFEQAGIPAEVAPHIGFNAQFVAESTQAQLPGLTVPAFDTYAGRLWDFWRDNLAPHRGRPAADADRLAGRVVLITGASSGIGLATAHAVGRRGATVLMVARGVDDLTAAAESVRAAGGTAFAYPCDITDAVGVETLVKQALTDHGHVDYLINNAGRSIRRSVANSVDRMHDFERTMAVNYFGAVRLILALLPSMRERQFGHIVNISSIAVQTKAPRFAAYAASKSALDNFSDIAAVENRGDGVGFTSIRMPLIRTPMIAPTDLYRALPLPDPDRAADVVVRALLERPDRIDTPVGTFAQAVEMFLPSVKRTIMHTGFRLFGESTAAKGKPAALPGEPDQTEPAEPTRNALTALAPVLTPLMVMPGSAARMSRVLPGVHW from the coding sequence ATGGTTTCCTACATCGTGACAGGCGGTACCGGATTTCTTGGTCGGCGAGTGGTGCGGGGGCTGCTCGCGGCCGACCCCACCGCGATCGTGCACGTGCTGGTGCGTGCCGAATCGCTGACCAAGTTCAACGACCTCACCGCGCAGCACCCCCACGGCGATCGCGTATTCGCCCTGGTCGGCGACCTGACGGCCGAGGGTCTCGGCCTCGGCGACGAGCCGCCGCGCGCCGATCACGTGTTGCACCTGGGCGCGGTCTACGACATGACCGCCGACGAGGCGACCGCGCACGCGGCCAATGTCGCGGGCACCCGCTCGGTGATCGAGCTGGCCCGCCGCCTCGACGCCGTGCTGCACCACGTGTCCTCGGTGGCCGTCGCGGGTGATCACCGCGGCAAGTTCTTCGAGGAGGACTTCGACCTCGGCCAGAACCTGACTTCGCCGTATCACCGCACCAAGTTCGCCGCCGAGAAGCTCGTCCGCGAGGCCACCGACGTGCGCTGGCGGGTCTACCGGCCCGCGGTCGTGGTCGGTGATTCGCGCACCGGCGAGATGGACAAGATCGACGGTCCCTACTACTTCTTCTCCGCCATCTCGGCCCTGGCCGCACTGCCGGCCGACCTGCCGTTGCCGCTGCCCGATCTGGGCGCGACCAATGTGGTGCCGGTCGACTACGTGGCCGAGGCGATGGTCCGGCTGGTGCGCCGCGACGGTCTCGACGGCCGCACGTTCCACCTGGTCAACCCGGACCCGCAGCCCTTCGGTGAGATCTACCGCGCCCTCGCCCAGGCCGCGGGCGGTCCGGTCGGCATCGGCACCGTTCCCGGCAGTGCTCGCGCGCTCACCGGGCTCGGCCAGGTGCCCGGTGCGCACGCGGTGCGTGACTTCCTCTTCGAGCAGGCGGGGATTCCGGCCGAGGTCGCCCCGCACATCGGGTTCAACGCGCAGTTCGTGGCCGAGTCCACCCAGGCGCAGCTGCCCGGTCTCACCGTGCCCGCCTTCGACACCTACGCCGGGCGCCTGTGGGACTTCTGGCGCGACAACCTGGCGCCGCACCGTGGGCGGCCCGCCGCCGACGCGGACCGGCTCGCGGGCCGGGTCGTGCTGATCACCGGTGCGTCCTCGGGCATCGGTCTGGCCACCGCGCACGCGGTCGGTCGTCGCGGCGCGACCGTGCTGATGGTCGCGCGCGGTGTCGACGATCTCACCGCGGCGGCCGAATCCGTGCGTGCCGCCGGCGGCACGGCGTTCGCCTACCCGTGCGACATCACCGACGCGGTCGGCGTGGAAACCCTGGTGAAGCAGGCACTCACCGACCACGGCCACGTCGATTACCTGATCAACAACGCGGGCCGCTCGATTCGCCGTTCGGTCGCCAACTCGGTGGACCGTATGCACGATTTCGAGCGGACCATGGCGGTGAACTACTTCGGCGCGGTGCGGCTGATCCTGGCGCTGCTGCCATCGATGCGCGAACGGCAGTTCGGGCACATCGTCAACATTTCCTCGATCGCCGTGCAGACCAAGGCCCCGCGCTTCGCCGCCTACGCCGCGAGCAAGTCCGCCCTGGACAACTTCAGCGACATCGCCGCCGTCGAGAACCGTGGTGACGGAGTCGGTTTCACCTCGATCCGGATGCCACTCATCCGCACCCCCATGATCGCCCCCACCGACCTCTACCGCGCCCTGCCCCTGCCCGACCCGGACCGCGCCGCCGATGTGGTGGTCCGCGCCCTGCTGGAACGCCCCGACCGCATCGACACGCCCGTCGGGACCTTCGCCCAGGCCGTCGAGATGTTCCTGCCCTCGGTCAAGCGCACCATCATGCACACCGGGTTCCGCCTCTTCGGCGAATCCACCGCCGCCAAGGGCAAGCCCGCCGCACTCCCCGGCGAACCCGACCAGACCGAACCGGCCGAGCCCACCCGCAACGCCCTCACCGCCTTGGCCCCGGTCCTCACCCCCCTCATGGTGATGCCCGGCTCCGCGGCCCGCATGAGCCGCGTCCTGCCCGGCGTGCACTGGTAG
- a CDS encoding glycosyltransferase: protein MTRVAIVHERFTEFGGSEAVVGEFVHTWPDAEVFAPIVDPDGLREPVRTVHDTWLSRAHAYTGGRHAPLLPLVPRVLRRMPLRDFDIVVVSHHAFATQAALATDAPVVAYVHSPARWAWDREFRAQEAGGRAGQLALGALGTLARRGELRAVPRLTHVVANSHAVAQRVTDWWGLPASVINPPVQVDRFTPDPSVVREDFFLCAGRLVPYKRADLAIRAAQQAGVRLVVLGEGRFRAQLTELAGSETTFLGATSAEVLQDMYRRCQALLMPGVEDFGIVPVEAMACGTPVLAVGAGGALDTVRPGVTGEYVPAGSDDAVVAALAERMREFRSAAYDPAVIRTHADTFAPEVFRARMAETVDEVVTARSRG, encoded by the coding sequence ATGACCCGTGTCGCCATCGTGCACGAACGCTTCACCGAGTTCGGCGGATCCGAGGCGGTGGTCGGCGAATTCGTCCACACCTGGCCGGACGCCGAGGTCTTCGCCCCGATCGTCGATCCGGACGGTCTGCGCGAACCCGTGCGCACCGTGCACGACACCTGGCTCAGCCGGGCGCACGCCTACACCGGTGGTCGACACGCTCCCCTGCTGCCGCTGGTGCCTCGCGTGCTACGTCGAATGCCGTTGCGCGACTTCGACATCGTCGTCGTCAGCCATCACGCTTTCGCCACCCAGGCGGCCCTGGCCACCGACGCCCCGGTGGTCGCCTACGTGCACAGCCCGGCCCGCTGGGCCTGGGACCGCGAATTCCGCGCCCAGGAGGCCGGTGGCCGGGCGGGCCAGCTCGCCCTCGGCGCGCTCGGCACCCTGGCCCGCCGGGGCGAACTGCGGGCCGTGCCGCGCCTGACGCATGTGGTCGCCAACTCCCACGCCGTCGCCCAGCGCGTTACCGACTGGTGGGGCCTGCCCGCCTCGGTGATCAACCCACCGGTCCAGGTCGACCGGTTCACCCCCGATCCCTCCGTGGTCCGCGAGGACTTCTTCCTCTGCGCGGGCAGGCTGGTCCCCTACAAGCGTGCCGACCTGGCCATTCGCGCGGCCCAGCAAGCCGGGGTTCGCCTGGTCGTGCTCGGCGAGGGCCGGTTCCGAGCCCAGCTCACCGAGCTCGCCGGATCGGAGACGACCTTCCTCGGCGCGACCTCCGCCGAGGTACTGCAGGACATGTACCGCCGCTGCCAGGCACTGCTCATGCCCGGCGTCGAGGACTTCGGCATCGTCCCGGTGGAGGCGATGGCGTGTGGCACGCCGGTGCTCGCCGTCGGCGCGGGCGGGGCCCTGGACACAGTGCGTCCCGGCGTCACCGGAGAGTACGTCCCGGCCGGGTCCGACGATGCGGTGGTGGCGGCCCTGGCCGAGCGCATGCGGGAGTTCCGCTCGGCCGCCTACGATCCCGCGGTCATTCGCACGCACGCCGACACCTTCGCCCCCGAGGTGTTCCGCGCCAGGATGGCCGAGACCGTCGACGAGGTCGTCACCGCCCGCTCGCGCGGGTAG
- a CDS encoding glutamate-1-semialdehyde 2,1-aminomutase, with protein sequence MRSFERSTAIQARLHDLIPGGAHTYARGSDQYPDDMAPILVRGKGARVWDVDGNEFVEYGMGLRAVTLGHGFEPVLRAAALAAADGLSFTRPSELELFAAEDFLALVPGADMVKFAKNGSDATTAAVRLARAVTGRDTVAICDQPFFSVDDWFIGTTDMAGGIPTVDTVKFAYNDLDALAAILADGRVAAVVMEAATAMAEPLPGYLEGVRALCDQYGTLLVFDEMITGFRWSAGGAQAVYGVTPDLSCWGKAMGNGFPISALAGKREHLERGGLRTDHDRVFLLSTTHGPETASLAAFRAVVQTYRTENPVARMERAGRTLAEGVNAVATDLGIADHLQVRGRPSCLVFRTLDAEGEPSQAFRTLFLQELLVRGILGQSFVTSAAHDAAAVDATIAACTEAAEVYRQAIERGTVDGLLRGRPVAPALRRTAAPRHLETSTSR encoded by the coding sequence ATGCGTAGCTTCGAACGCAGCACCGCGATCCAGGCCCGCCTGCACGATCTGATTCCCGGCGGGGCCCACACCTACGCCAGGGGCTCTGATCAGTACCCCGACGACATGGCACCGATTCTGGTGCGCGGCAAGGGTGCTCGGGTCTGGGATGTGGACGGCAACGAGTTCGTCGAATACGGGATGGGGTTGCGGGCGGTGACCCTCGGCCACGGCTTCGAGCCGGTCCTGCGCGCCGCGGCGCTGGCGGCCGCGGACGGTCTGAGTTTCACCCGGCCGTCCGAACTCGAGCTCTTCGCCGCCGAGGATTTCCTCGCGCTCGTGCCCGGCGCCGACATGGTGAAGTTCGCCAAGAACGGCTCCGACGCCACCACCGCCGCCGTACGCCTGGCACGGGCCGTCACCGGCCGCGACACCGTCGCGATCTGCGATCAGCCGTTCTTCTCCGTCGACGACTGGTTCATCGGCACCACCGACATGGCCGGTGGCATCCCGACGGTCGACACCGTCAAGTTTGCCTACAACGACCTCGACGCGCTCGCGGCGATCCTGGCCGACGGCCGGGTGGCGGCGGTGGTCATGGAGGCCGCGACCGCGATGGCCGAACCACTGCCCGGATACCTCGAAGGCGTTCGCGCACTGTGCGATCAATACGGCACGCTGCTGGTGTTCGACGAAATGATCACCGGCTTCCGCTGGTCGGCAGGCGGTGCCCAGGCCGTGTACGGGGTGACACCGGACCTGTCGTGCTGGGGCAAGGCGATGGGCAACGGCTTCCCGATCTCGGCGCTGGCGGGCAAGCGCGAACATCTGGAACGCGGCGGCCTGCGCACCGACCACGACCGGGTCTTCCTGCTGTCGACCACCCACGGCCCGGAGACCGCTTCGCTGGCCGCTTTCCGGGCGGTGGTCCAGACCTACCGCACCGAGAACCCGGTGGCACGGATGGAGCGGGCGGGACGGACACTGGCCGAGGGCGTGAACGCTGTCGCCACCGACCTCGGGATCGCCGATCACCTGCAGGTTCGTGGACGGCCGTCCTGCCTGGTCTTCCGCACGCTCGACGCCGAAGGTGAACCGTCGCAAGCCTTTCGGACCCTGTTTCTGCAGGAACTGCTCGTCCGCGGGATTCTCGGCCAGTCGTTCGTCACCTCCGCCGCCCACGATGCCGCCGCCGTCGACGCCACGATCGCGGCGTGTACCGAAGCGGCCGAGGTCTATCGCCAGGCCATCGAACGCGGCACTGTCGACGGTCTGCTGCGCGGCCGACCGGTCGCCCCCGCCCTGCGTCGTACCGCGGCGCCCCGACACCTCGAAACGAGCACCTCCCGATGA
- a CDS encoding GNAT family N-acetyltransferase yields MGPVDIGACVIRLRRPQLSDAALWHEIRLRDRRWIEPYSISSPLDWERRHLPRRWARECFVAWADMRAGRRYSGVIEVDGQFAGQAEFYIVDKESRTVEFSGWIDSRWAGRGVMVQTSAMVANYLFTSLGITRIIAPISLDNAAAIRCVRSLGFQREATMALSFDVGGSPRDHALWALTSADVPDAGFPGIETAAVRQSAAMPTAPRRSGGPSPAVVALAAGRLLAWQTWQRLRWRPRIEPASLAVPNHPAVVVHTLAPLGRRRTPRSPTELILVLRVDGRHAGEFRLYEPDLPGHALGLHSWADPDLADIGVRAAALRQVVDFGFTVLGLRRISAEIPTSDPVSLSVAAAAGFTHEGVLRDHRGPTGLRTDHALWARTTPTTDERDS; encoded by the coding sequence ATGGGCCCCGTCGACATCGGTGCCTGCGTCATTCGGCTGCGGCGTCCACAGTTGTCCGACGCGGCGCTGTGGCACGAGATCCGACTACGTGACCGTCGCTGGATCGAACCGTATTCGATCAGCTCACCGCTGGATTGGGAACGTCGTCACCTCCCCCGACGGTGGGCTCGTGAGTGCTTTGTCGCGTGGGCCGACATGCGGGCCGGACGTCGCTACTCCGGGGTGATCGAGGTCGACGGACAGTTCGCGGGACAGGCGGAGTTCTACATCGTCGACAAGGAATCGCGGACTGTGGAATTCAGCGGGTGGATCGACTCGCGCTGGGCAGGCCGCGGCGTCATGGTGCAGACGAGCGCGATGGTGGCGAACTACCTGTTCACCTCGCTCGGGATCACCCGGATCATCGCGCCGATATCGCTGGACAATGCTGCCGCCATCCGGTGTGTGCGAAGCCTCGGCTTCCAGCGGGAGGCCACGATGGCGTTGTCGTTCGATGTCGGTGGCTCACCGCGAGATCACGCGCTGTGGGCGTTGACCTCGGCCGACGTCCCGGATGCGGGGTTTCCCGGCATCGAGACAGCCGCGGTCCGGCAGTCCGCGGCCATGCCGACGGCGCCGCGCCGAAGCGGAGGGCCGTCCCCGGCGGTGGTCGCCCTCGCCGCCGGTCGACTCCTCGCCTGGCAGACCTGGCAACGGCTGCGATGGCGGCCGCGCATCGAACCGGCGTCCCTGGCGGTGCCGAACCACCCGGCCGTTGTCGTGCACACGCTCGCACCCCTGGGTCGGCGTCGCACACCGCGGTCGCCGACGGAACTGATCCTGGTGCTGCGGGTCGACGGTCGTCACGCCGGTGAATTCCGGCTCTACGAACCGGATCTCCCGGGCCACGCGCTCGGTCTGCACTCCTGGGCCGACCCCGACCTCGCCGATATCGGCGTGCGCGCGGCCGCCCTGCGCCAGGTCGTCGATTTCGGATTCACCGTGCTGGGTCTGCGACGGATCTCGGCGGAGATTCCCACCAGCGACCCGGTATCGCTGTCCGTCGCCGCCGCCGCGGGCTTCACGCACGAAGGCGTGCTCCGGGACCATCGTGGTCCCACCGGTCTTCGCACCGACCACGCACTGTGGGCGAGAACAACACCCACGACCGACGAACGGGACAGTTGA
- a CDS encoding glycosyltransferase family 2 protein: MGVRVSVCVPAFNAARTIVETLESIRAQDYENFDIVVVDNASTDGTGDLVRAFDDHRIRLHTNTNVVPMAENWNRALGLATGELVKLVCADDLITPRCLSEQVGSMQDPQIAVAGAKFDIIDDEGVTLSRARGLGPLIGRCSSRTALGALVRALPDDVCPTAALMFRRRDIEAIGGVRTDFLYAMDMDLVARACATGAFFGHDQVLAVNRASLFNHSSTTSTVSKLVDVVRFNHHHRRAHRDLVGLSDVVIGDGAVVRQALVRLVARIEYLVRRG, translated from the coding sequence GTGGGGGTTCGGGTGTCGGTCTGTGTGCCGGCGTTCAACGCGGCACGGACGATTGTCGAGACTCTCGAATCGATCCGTGCTCAGGATTACGAGAATTTCGACATCGTCGTGGTCGACAATGCCAGCACCGACGGGACCGGTGACCTGGTGCGGGCCTTCGACGACCATCGAATCCGGCTGCACACCAACACCAACGTGGTGCCGATGGCCGAGAACTGGAATCGGGCACTCGGCCTGGCCACCGGTGAACTGGTCAAGCTGGTCTGCGCCGACGATCTGATCACCCCGCGCTGCCTGTCCGAACAGGTCGGCTCGATGCAGGACCCGCAGATCGCGGTGGCCGGGGCGAAATTCGACATCATCGATGACGAGGGCGTGACGCTGAGCCGGGCCCGTGGGTTGGGACCACTGATCGGCCGGTGCTCGTCGCGGACCGCGCTGGGTGCGCTGGTTCGCGCGCTGCCCGACGACGTGTGCCCGACGGCGGCGCTGATGTTCCGCCGCCGCGACATCGAGGCGATCGGGGGCGTCCGGACCGATTTCCTGTACGCCATGGACATGGACCTCGTCGCGCGGGCGTGCGCGACCGGCGCGTTCTTCGGTCACGATCAGGTGCTGGCGGTCAATCGAGCGTCGTTGTTCAACCATTCGTCCACGACCTCGACAGTGAGCAAACTCGTCGACGTGGTGCGTTTCAACCATCATCACCGGCGCGCACATCGCGACCTGGTCGGCCTCTCGGACGTCGTGATCGGCGACGGCGCGGTGGTGCGCCAGGCGCTGGTGCGGCTGGTCGCGCGGATCGAATACCTCGTGCGGAGAGGCTGA
- a CDS encoding O-antigen ligase family protein, protein MGSPWYLAAIPLGWLFLRWIWDRPQRGLLLVAALVPFNGLLEIAPAWLQVTGWKELLLVLTLAVAAFVPHRPAEPRPALAWWPVGVALCVFGVISAFVTAGTLGLFAIKITFFYFVVVPLILYLRPFTARDRDLLVTIMMVESVGIAAFGVAQQAIGGAGLARMGYEYNETIRFAGGVLRSFSTFNQPFPFAFYLVTVLLVGGSVAMAHPRRPRNRMFLMATPILLVGLAATVVRAALVGLLVGVLVLAVVRYRQELKYALLGGVGLIVVGAFAMSSQARSSLFSSSSLADRGTGWNSVMQSIGSHPFGDGLGSTGAAKARQLVQELGPMAEKLPYATGEVQIYGRPYQPDNYYMKLLIELGPIGLWLFAVILVVIWLMAIRGARTMRGPDSALALGIAASVLACAVSAVASSYFEIFPSDFYFWLLAGVLGCALTQQSASETGARDAVPEQVS, encoded by the coding sequence ATGGGCTCCCCGTGGTATCTGGCCGCCATTCCGCTGGGTTGGCTGTTTCTGCGCTGGATCTGGGATCGGCCGCAGCGCGGACTGTTGCTGGTCGCGGCGTTGGTTCCGTTCAACGGCCTGCTCGAGATCGCGCCCGCCTGGCTCCAGGTCACCGGTTGGAAGGAACTGCTGCTGGTCCTGACGCTCGCCGTGGCCGCGTTCGTTCCGCACCGGCCCGCGGAGCCACGCCCCGCGTTGGCGTGGTGGCCGGTGGGTGTGGCGCTGTGCGTTTTCGGGGTGATCTCGGCGTTCGTCACCGCCGGAACGCTCGGCCTGTTCGCCATCAAGATCACGTTCTTCTACTTCGTCGTGGTGCCGCTGATCCTCTACCTGCGGCCGTTCACCGCGCGCGACCGCGATCTGCTGGTGACGATCATGATGGTGGAATCGGTCGGCATCGCGGCCTTCGGTGTGGCGCAGCAGGCGATCGGTGGCGCGGGCCTGGCCCGGATGGGTTACGAGTACAACGAGACGATTCGCTTCGCCGGTGGCGTGCTGCGCTCGTTCAGCACCTTCAATCAGCCGTTCCCGTTCGCGTTCTATCTGGTGACGGTGCTGCTGGTCGGCGGGTCGGTCGCGATGGCGCACCCCAGGCGGCCGCGTAATCGGATGTTCTTGATGGCCACGCCGATACTGCTCGTCGGACTCGCGGCCACCGTCGTGCGGGCCGCACTGGTGGGATTGCTGGTCGGTGTGCTCGTGCTGGCGGTGGTGCGCTATCGGCAAGAGCTGAAGTACGCCTTGCTCGGTGGCGTCGGCCTCATCGTGGTCGGGGCCTTCGCGATGTCCTCGCAGGCCCGAAGTTCGCTGTTCTCGTCGTCGAGCCTCGCCGATCGTGGCACCGGGTGGAACTCGGTCATGCAGTCGATCGGGAGCCACCCGTTCGGTGACGGACTCGGTTCGACCGGCGCCGCGAAGGCGCGTCAGCTCGTCCAGGAACTCGGTCCAATGGCCGAGAAGCTTCCCTACGCGACCGGCGAAGTCCAGATCTACGGCCGCCCCTATCAGCCCGACAACTACTACATGAAGCTCCTCATCGAATTGGGCCCGATCGGGCTGTGGCTGTTCGCGGTGATCCTGGTGGTGATCTGGCTGATGGCCATCCGTGGTGCCCGCACGATGCGCGGCCCCGATTCGGCCCTCGCCCTAGGCATCGCGGCCTCGGTGCTGGCCTGCGCGGTATCGGCGGTGGCCTCGAGCTACTTCGAGATCTTCCCGAGCGATTTCTACTTCTGGTTGTTGGCCGGGGTTCTCGGCTGCGCCCTCACCCAGCAGTCCGCGTCCGAGACCGGTGCGCGAGATGCCGTACCCGAGCAGGTGTCGTGA
- a CDS encoding glycosyltransferase family 4 protein: MSNEKRSATVCFGALAYRPDGAGVATYQRELLARLVGVMPQSRLSALVQADAAPVLPSGIAALTRPVAAGARRAWHGVAPLRGFDLFHGLDVDVPLAGPRATVATVHDLSVFDVPWAFSRYRAGGEQLLVRTALRRADLLIAVSEFTAQRIADRFGREAVVVPLAPATWARVPEERAVDKVRARYGLPDRFVLQVGTVEPRKQVAMLDEATRLLDIPLVLAGGGSDGPAAPRSALGLGYVDTADLPALYAAATVVAYCSQYEGFGLPPVEAMACGGAVVASAVGALPQVCGDGAVLVEQTNVQAWVRALRPLLHDESANQDLRDRGLVAAAALSWQSTAEATVTAYRTAGLLP; this comes from the coding sequence ATGAGCAATGAGAAGCGCAGCGCGACAGTGTGTTTCGGCGCGCTTGCCTACCGCCCCGATGGTGCGGGAGTCGCGACCTACCAGCGGGAGCTGCTGGCCCGGCTGGTCGGGGTGATGCCGCAGTCGCGATTGTCGGCGCTGGTGCAGGCCGATGCCGCCCCGGTGTTGCCCTCGGGTATCGCCGCCCTGACCCGGCCGGTCGCGGCGGGGGCGCGTCGCGCCTGGCACGGGGTGGCGCCCCTGCGCGGGTTCGACCTGTTCCACGGGCTCGATGTCGATGTGCCACTGGCGGGTCCGCGCGCCACTGTCGCCACGGTGCACGATCTGTCGGTCTTCGATGTGCCGTGGGCGTTCAGCCGCTATCGGGCGGGCGGCGAGCAACTCCTCGTGCGGACGGCGCTGCGCCGGGCCGATCTGCTCATCGCGGTCTCGGAGTTCACCGCGCAGCGGATCGCCGACCGATTCGGCCGCGAGGCCGTGGTGGTGCCACTGGCCCCCGCGACATGGGCACGGGTGCCCGAGGAACGGGCCGTGGACAAGGTACGCGCGCGGTATGGGCTGCCGGATCGGTTCGTGCTGCAGGTGGGCACCGTGGAGCCGCGCAAGCAGGTCGCCATGCTCGACGAGGCGACACGCCTGCTCGACATTCCCCTCGTCCTGGCCGGTGGCGGGTCCGACGGGCCCGCGGCACCCCGGTCCGCGCTCGGGCTCGGCTACGTCGACACCGCCGATCTGCCCGCGCTGTACGCGGCCGCGACCGTGGTGGCGTACTGCTCGCAGTACGAAGGATTCGGTCTGCCCCCGGTCGAGGCGATGGCCTGCGGTGGCGCGGTCGTCGCGAGTGCCGTCGGCGCGCTGCCCCAGGTCTGCGGCGACGGCGCGGTACTGGTGGAGCAGACGAACGTGCAAGCCTGGGTGCGGGCGCTGCGGCCGCTGCTGCACGACGAGAGCGCCAATCAGGACCTGCGTGATCGCGGTCTCGTCGCGGCGGCCGCATTGAGCTGGCAGTCCACGGCGGAGGCGACGGTCACCGCCTACCGCACCGCGGGGCTGCTACCGTGA
- a CDS encoding oligosaccharide flippase family protein produces MTAEAAPPGTDHPPGPLESRSRALSGRAAANNTAAMLASRIFAAVLGLLGTTLIARALPAVEWGYFSFVFGLLGMLAIITDLGVGRAVIGKLVHGDPAESAEIATSFIMLRTVLGLLGYGLAMAYVFVLRCPPEVIAATAIAGLVVVIATPSHALTVLFQSTMRLTLVAAAEALARTVQLALTVVAVLWAPTLLVVVVPALLYEVVAVTVKIVAVARGHGGPVPARRVELRWWGEMLREALPLSIGLALIIMLQKVGLLLLGHFDSFESVGLFAIGMKFADLVDTAAIAVVAPMTTLLIALWPSDPDRFRQYFRRATVAVIALGLTALVAFWPVATQVVALLFGPNFDAAVDASRIQIVGGLLGALAHLGLVALMATGRNHLIPWIALAALAVNLGVSWPLISRLSFEGAAIAGLLAQVVLLVAVWLALVLTLRLRRLVPIATVAMIGGVAGVVIVAATRIDQSWGPPWILTSVAACLIYLLLAGGILRKTDGLTIRNLRGPKADETVANRASGVHRDGRHRDDARLRTGADRDE; encoded by the coding sequence GTGACCGCCGAAGCCGCGCCCCCCGGTACCGATCACCCGCCCGGGCCCCTGGAATCCCGGTCGCGCGCGCTGTCGGGCCGGGCCGCGGCGAACAACACCGCGGCCATGCTGGCGAGCCGGATCTTCGCGGCGGTACTCGGCCTGCTCGGCACGACATTGATCGCGCGCGCGCTGCCCGCGGTCGAATGGGGATACTTCTCCTTCGTCTTCGGCCTGCTCGGGATGCTCGCCATCATCACCGACCTGGGCGTCGGCCGAGCGGTCATCGGCAAACTGGTGCACGGCGACCCCGCCGAATCGGCTGAGATCGCCACGTCGTTCATCATGTTGCGGACGGTGCTGGGTCTGCTGGGCTACGGGCTCGCCATGGCCTATGTGTTCGTGCTGCGCTGTCCGCCCGAGGTGATCGCCGCGACCGCGATCGCCGGGCTGGTGGTGGTCATCGCCACACCCAGCCACGCCCTGACGGTCCTGTTCCAGTCGACCATGCGCTTGACCTTGGTCGCCGCCGCCGAAGCCCTTGCCCGCACCGTGCAACTGGCGCTGACCGTGGTGGCGGTGCTCTGGGCACCCACCCTGCTGGTCGTCGTGGTACCCGCCCTCCTGTACGAGGTCGTCGCGGTCACGGTCAAGATCGTCGCGGTGGCGCGCGGTCACGGCGGACCCGTCCCCGCTCGGCGCGTCGAACTGCGCTGGTGGGGCGAGATGCTGCGCGAGGCACTGCCCTTGAGCATCGGCCTCGCGTTGATCATCATGCTGCAGAAGGTGGGCCTGCTGCTGCTCGGCCATTTCGACAGCTTCGAGTCCGTCGGCCTTTTCGCCATCGGCATGAAGTTCGCCGACCTGGTCGATACCGCGGCGATCGCTGTGGTCGCCCCGATGACGACCCTGCTGATCGCGCTGTGGCCGTCTGACCCGGATCGTTTCCGCCAGTACTTCCGCCGAGCCACTGTCGCGGTGATCGCTCTCGGACTCACTGCGCTGGTCGCCTTCTGGCCGGTCGCCACCCAGGTCGTCGCGCTGCTGTTCGGTCCGAACTTCGATGCCGCCGTCGACGCCAGCCGGATCCAGATCGTCGGCGGGCTCCTCGGGGCGCTCGCGCACCTGGGCCTGGTGGCGCTGATGGCGACCGGCCGGAACCACTTGATTCCGTGGATCGCGTTGGCGGCCCTCGCCGTCAATCTCGGTGTGTCGTGGCCGCTGATCTCCCGATTGTCGTTCGAGGGGGCCGCCATCGCCGGATTGCTGGCGCAGGTGGTGCTGCTGGTCGCGGTGTGGCTGGCCCTGGTGCTCACGCTCCGGCTGCGCCGATTGGTGCCGATCGCCACGGTGGCGATGATCGGTGGCGTCGCCGGGGTGGTGATCGTCGCGGCGACCCGAATCGACCAGAGCTGGGGGCCTCCGTGGATTCTCACCTCGGTCGCCGCCTGCCTGATATATCTTCTTCTCGCCGGAGGCATCCTGCGAAAAACCGATGGATTGACGATACGAAACCTGCGGGGTCCGAAAGCTGATGAGACTGTGGCGAATCGCGCGAGCGGTGTGCACCGCGATGGTCGCCACCGCGATGATGCTCGGCTGCGCACCGGCGCCGACCGCGATGAATGA